The following proteins are encoded in a genomic region of Vibrio tasmaniensis:
- a CDS encoding glutaredoxin family protein has product MKRVVLYVADKCPHCKDAQRYLDSKKIVYRLTNAKMQRGRKELQAMGARSIPVLKIGDQVMVGWNQKNFDKMYNSKST; this is encoded by the coding sequence ATGAAACGTGTTGTATTGTACGTCGCAGACAAATGCCCGCACTGTAAAGATGCACAGCGCTATTTGGATTCAAAGAAAATTGTTTACCGCCTAACGAATGCAAAGATGCAACGTGGCCGTAAAGAGTTGCAAGCGATGGGTGCTCGCTCTATCCCCGTGCTTAAAATCGGCGACCAGGTGATGGTCGGCTGGAATCAAAAGAACTTCGATAAGATGTATAACTCAAAGAGTACCTAA
- a CDS encoding YgjP-like metallopeptidase domain-containing protein: MHPSLRYIQGYPKHILDPVTQLVESGKLVPWFEARYPKNHEIKSEKALFDYAIEIKNRYMKKTPPISKVIYDGKIHLINNALGLHSYVAKNHGGKIKSKNEIRIASVFKNAPEPLLRMLVVHELAHIKEKEHDKAFYQLCCHMEPEYHQLELDARLFMMYLDLKK, encoded by the coding sequence ATGCATCCTTCTTTACGCTATATCCAAGGCTACCCGAAGCACATACTCGACCCGGTAACTCAACTTGTTGAATCGGGGAAATTGGTGCCGTGGTTTGAAGCTCGCTACCCAAAGAATCATGAAATAAAAAGCGAGAAAGCCCTGTTTGACTATGCGATTGAGATTAAAAATCGTTATATGAAAAAAACACCACCGATCAGTAAAGTGATTTATGACGGCAAGATACACCTAATTAATAATGCATTAGGTCTGCACTCTTACGTGGCGAAGAATCACGGTGGAAAGATCAAATCGAAGAATGAGATTCGTATCGCCAGTGTTTTTAAAAATGCACCAGAACCTTTGCTGAGAATGCTGGTGGTACACGAACTGGCGCACATCAAAGAGAAAGAGCACGACAAAGCCTTTTACCAACTATGCTGTCACATGGAACCGGAATACCATCAACTTGAGTTGGATGCCCGTTTATTCATGATGTATTTAGATTTAAAGAAGTAG
- a CDS encoding LysR family transcriptional regulator: MLESKPLRHFLAVAQFGNFTQAAKALHIAQPALSISIKKLEQTLELILFRRGDKSVTLTEEGKVLFEHAKRIAQQFDDAQLAMNELKGLEKGEVRLGAPSMMGSYFFPQVVMAFKSQYPNLKLTLIDAGTESIREMLLNGELDIGVINHENVPDAFETDHLLSSEMVAVVGKEHPLAQQPSMTFEEFFAQELIMFKSGYFHRDFIDATCKKYNLDMTIAFETNLLPMILSIVKREFAITALLSLVTEYEKDVIGVPFKDPVKLNLSLAWRKEGYLSKADRTFIDFVKRYV; the protein is encoded by the coding sequence ATGCTTGAATCAAAACCCCTTCGACATTTTCTGGCTGTTGCTCAGTTTGGTAACTTCACTCAAGCCGCGAAAGCGCTGCATATTGCACAGCCTGCATTGAGTATCTCCATTAAAAAGCTCGAACAGACGCTAGAGTTGATTTTATTCCGGCGTGGAGATAAATCCGTCACCTTAACGGAAGAGGGAAAGGTACTGTTTGAGCATGCGAAGCGAATCGCCCAGCAGTTTGATGATGCTCAACTCGCAATGAATGAGCTAAAGGGACTAGAAAAAGGCGAGGTGCGATTAGGCGCTCCAAGCATGATGGGCAGCTACTTTTTCCCGCAAGTTGTGATGGCATTTAAAAGCCAATACCCAAACCTTAAGTTGACCTTGATTGATGCGGGTACTGAATCGATTAGGGAGATGCTATTAAACGGCGAACTCGATATTGGCGTAATCAACCATGAAAATGTCCCTGATGCTTTCGAAACCGACCACTTGTTGAGTTCTGAGATGGTCGCCGTTGTCGGTAAGGAGCATCCGTTAGCACAGCAGCCTTCGATGACCTTTGAAGAATTTTTCGCTCAAGAGCTGATCATGTTTAAATCGGGTTATTTCCACCGCGACTTCATTGATGCTACCTGTAAAAAATACAATCTAGATATGACCATCGCCTTTGAAACCAATTTATTGCCAATGATTCTTTCTATAGTAAAACGAGAGTTTGCCATTACTGCGCTGCTGAGTTTGGTCACAGAATATGAGAAAGACGTGATAGGCGTACCATTTAAAGACCCTGTGAAACTGAATTTATCTTTGGCTTGGAGAAAGGAGGGGTATTTGTCGAAGGCAGACAGAACCTTTATTGATTTCGTTAAGAGGTACGTGTGA
- the rlmF gene encoding 23S rRNA (adenine(1618)-N(6))-methyltransferase RlmF gives MSQSQNRTTLSLSKNSTSAAKTKDNQANEGNRKQGDVKPSSDKRISSKNTSDKNRKSTASKGAGNNKAKRPFAKDSKGKPGANKGPSNKASFNKTAFNKNAAQKRRSAEKPQGGLHPRNQHTGRYDFELLVAALPELKEHLIKNPVGEDTVNFSDPLAVKLLNKALLAHHYGVKHWDIPAGYLCPPIPGRADYIHRVADILNSDGQGEPYNHASVKALDIGVGANCIYPIIGATEYKWRCTGTDVDSVSIKTANFIAESNANLKGKIRARLQADSESIFKGVIKDNERYDVTICNPPFHSSLEEAEKGSQRKLDNLAANRAKKAGQSFKPETNKKPVKLDKSTTQNKPIKQEKPTLNFGGQKSELWCPGGEAAFIMKMARESQLFATQVLWFTTLISKKDNVDMIRSELGKLRAKQVKVVEMSQGQKVSRFIAWTFMDDEQRQEWIALK, from the coding sequence ATGAGCCAATCACAAAATAGAACGACGCTAAGCCTGTCGAAAAACAGTACCTCCGCGGCAAAAACAAAAGATAACCAAGCTAACGAAGGTAACCGCAAGCAAGGTGATGTTAAGCCAAGCAGCGACAAGCGTATTTCTTCAAAGAACACATCAGATAAAAACCGAAAGAGTACGGCTTCAAAAGGCGCTGGTAACAACAAAGCAAAGCGACCTTTTGCAAAAGATAGCAAAGGTAAGCCGGGCGCGAATAAAGGGCCATCGAATAAGGCATCTTTCAATAAAACTGCATTTAACAAGAATGCAGCACAGAAAAGACGTTCGGCTGAGAAGCCTCAAGGTGGATTACACCCAAGAAACCAACACACAGGTCGCTACGACTTTGAGTTATTGGTTGCTGCCTTGCCTGAGCTAAAAGAACATCTGATCAAGAACCCTGTGGGCGAAGACACCGTTAATTTCTCTGATCCACTGGCCGTTAAGTTACTTAACAAAGCTTTACTGGCGCACCACTATGGCGTTAAGCATTGGGATATTCCTGCTGGTTACTTGTGTCCGCCAATTCCTGGCCGTGCAGACTACATTCACAGAGTGGCAGACATCCTTAATAGCGATGGCCAAGGTGAACCTTATAACCACGCGTCTGTGAAAGCATTAGATATCGGTGTGGGTGCAAACTGTATCTACCCAATTATTGGTGCGACAGAGTATAAGTGGCGCTGCACGGGAACTGATGTCGATTCAGTATCTATCAAAACAGCAAACTTCATTGCTGAAAGTAACGCTAATCTAAAAGGTAAGATCCGAGCTCGTCTACAAGCGGATTCTGAATCTATCTTTAAGGGCGTGATTAAAGACAATGAACGTTACGATGTCACTATTTGTAACCCTCCATTCCATAGTTCTCTAGAAGAGGCGGAAAAGGGATCACAACGCAAACTGGATAATCTAGCGGCAAACCGTGCAAAGAAAGCAGGGCAATCATTCAAGCCAGAAACGAATAAGAAGCCAGTTAAGTTAGATAAATCAACTACGCAAAATAAACCAATTAAGCAAGAGAAACCAACCTTAAATTTTGGTGGCCAAAAATCTGAACTTTGGTGTCCGGGTGGCGAAGCTGCTTTCATTATGAAAATGGCGAGAGAGAGCCAACTTTTTGCTACTCAAGTATTGTGGTTTACGACATTGATTTCTAAGAAAGACAACGTTGATATGATTCGTTCAGAATTGGGTAAGCTACGAGCTAAACAAGTAAAAGTGGTTGAGATGTCGCAAGGCCAGAAGGTGAGTCGCTTTATCGCATGGACCTTTATGGACGACGAGCAAAGACAAGAGTGGATCGCGCTAAAATAG
- the metA gene encoding homoserine O-acetyltransferase MetA yields MPIRIPDQLPASDVLREENIFIMPLSRASTQEIRPLRVLILNLMPKKIETETQFLRLLSNSPLQVDVELLRIDDRPSKNTPTEHLDNFYRQFEMVKGRNFDGLIITGAPLGLVQFEDVIYWDHLKTIMEWANKHVTSTLYVCWAAQAGLKLLYDLPKRTRKDKLSGVYNHEIHNPYHPILRGFDDTFLAPHSRYADFSQEYLAEHTDLDVLATSDVAGVYLAATKDKRNVFVTGHPEYDSHTLHNEYIRDLGEGMEPVIPINYYPNNNPDNKPVASWRSHGHLLFSNWLNYCVYQQTPYDLDHFSEDNFTKDD; encoded by the coding sequence TTGCCTATTCGCATTCCAGACCAATTGCCAGCATCTGATGTTCTTCGTGAAGAAAACATCTTTATTATGCCGTTATCAAGAGCATCGACACAGGAAATTCGTCCACTTCGAGTCTTGATCCTCAACCTGATGCCGAAGAAGATTGAAACTGAAACTCAATTCTTACGCCTACTATCGAACAGCCCATTGCAAGTCGATGTAGAGCTGCTGCGTATTGATGACCGTCCAAGCAAAAATACACCAACAGAACACCTTGATAACTTCTATCGCCAATTTGAAATGGTCAAAGGGAGAAACTTTGATGGATTGATCATCACTGGCGCGCCACTTGGCTTGGTTCAATTTGAAGATGTTATCTACTGGGATCATCTAAAAACCATCATGGAATGGGCAAACAAGCATGTGACCTCAACCTTGTATGTGTGTTGGGCAGCTCAAGCTGGCTTAAAGCTCTTGTATGATTTACCAAAACGAACTCGTAAAGATAAGCTTTCTGGGGTTTACAACCACGAGATACATAACCCGTACCACCCAATTTTACGTGGCTTCGACGATACCTTCTTGGCACCGCACTCTCGCTATGCTGATTTCTCTCAGGAATACTTAGCCGAGCATACTGACCTTGATGTTCTTGCGACTTCTGATGTGGCGGGCGTATACCTAGCAGCGACCAAAGATAAGCGAAACGTGTTTGTAACGGGTCACCCGGAATACGACTCGCATACACTTCACAACGAATACATTCGTGATTTAGGTGAAGGCATGGAGCCAGTGATACCAATCAACTACTACCCGAACAACAATCCAGACAACAAGCCTGTTGCAAGCTGGCGTAGTCATGGACACTTGTTGTTCTCTAACTGGTTAAACTACTGCGTTTACCAACAAACACCTTACGATCTGGATCATTTCAGCGAAGACAACTTTACCAAAGACGATTAA
- the pilW gene encoding type IV pilus biogenesis/stability protein PilW, with amino-acid sequence MPNKSLLPKSTLISHLTLLASVSLVGCVSVTEGPPKMESDPIAMSQSRIELGLGYMGQGNMVKARENLELAIKHAPSYYRAQLSMAHYYEQVGEVDEARTTYRKALSLDSRNGNVLNNYGTFLCKQGEYEQADIYFNRAIDQPYYYLVSASYENAAFCAFKAGNTDQAKYYFTRAIDHDPNRAKSILQLSKIEVSNADYNDARLRLFKFHQRYGYQIPSLQILIELERKAGNSALAKKYQSKLDELLSA; translated from the coding sequence ATGCCTAACAAGTCGCTATTACCAAAATCCACCCTGATATCTCATCTCACGCTACTCGCCTCTGTTTCTCTGGTAGGTTGTGTTTCTGTAACCGAAGGGCCACCAAAAATGGAAAGTGACCCAATTGCGATGTCTCAATCACGTATTGAATTGGGTTTGGGCTACATGGGACAAGGTAATATGGTCAAAGCACGTGAAAATCTAGAGCTCGCTATCAAACACGCTCCTAGTTATTACCGCGCCCAACTTTCGATGGCACATTACTACGAGCAAGTTGGCGAAGTAGATGAAGCAAGAACCACTTACCGCAAAGCACTCAGTCTCGATTCAAGAAACGGCAATGTATTGAATAACTACGGTACGTTCTTGTGTAAACAAGGCGAATACGAGCAAGCTGATATATACTTCAACCGCGCAATTGACCAACCCTATTATTATCTAGTATCTGCCAGTTATGAGAATGCGGCTTTTTGCGCGTTTAAAGCTGGTAATACCGACCAAGCAAAATACTACTTCACACGAGCGATTGACCACGACCCGAATCGCGCAAAATCAATACTACAGCTATCAAAAATTGAAGTGAGTAACGCCGATTACAACGACGCTAGGCTTCGCTTATTCAAATTCCACCAGCGTTATGGCTACCAAATTCCATCACTTCAAATTTTAATTGAACTCGAAAGAAAAGCAGGAAATAGTGCACTAGCAAAGAAATATCAGAGCAAATTAGATGAATTGCTTTCAGCTTAG